The Cystobacter ferrugineus genome includes a window with the following:
- a CDS encoding tetratricopeptide repeat protein produces MPLEWAETQTNLGVALAVLGEREAGTARLKEAVATYRAALEEWTRQRVPLDWAATQHNLGNALAVLGEREAGTARLEEAVAAYRAALEERTRQRVPLEWAATQHNLGIALWRLGEREAGTARLEEAVVAYRAALEERTRQRVPLEWAATQHNLGGALGMLGEREAGTARLEEAVAAYRAALEERTRQRVPLEWAVTQNNLGIVLSVLGEREAGTARLEEAVAAYRAALEERTRQRVPLEWARTQHNLGTALWRLGEREAGTARLEEAVAAYRAALEEWTRQRVPLDWALTQNNLGIALSVLGEREAGTARLEEAVAAYRAALKERTRQRVPLDWAATQNNLGNALAELGEREAGTARLEEAVAAYRAALEEWTRQRVPLDWARTQNNLGNALAVLGEREAGTARLEEAVAAFRAALEEWTRQRVPLDWARTQSNLGIALWRLGEREAGTARLEEAVAAYRAALEERTRQRVPLDWAATQNNLGNALVVLGEREIGTARLEEAVAAYRAALEERTRQRVPLEWAGTQSNLGNALRLLGERETGTARLKEAVVAYRAALEEGTRQRVPLEWAATQNNLGNALRLLGEREAGTARLEEAVAAFRAALEVRTRQRMPREWAETRKELKAVLQILGQRTENRRAAVQARPVPPRRASDPASGQ; encoded by the coding sequence GTGCCCCTCGAATGGGCTGAAACGCAGACCAACCTGGGCGTTGCGCTGGCGGTGCTCGGGGAGCGTGAGGCTGGCACCGCACGCCTGAAGGAGGCGGTGGCCACCTACCGCGCGGCCCTGGAGGAATGGACTCGGCAGCGCGTGCCCCTCGACTGGGCTGCAACGCAGCACAACCTGGGCAATGCGCTGGCGGTGCTCGGGGAGCGAGAGGCAGGCACCGCACGCCTGGAGGAGGCGGTGGCCGCCTACCGCGCGGCCCTGGAGGAAAGGACTCGGCAGCGCGTGCCTCTCGAATGGGCTGCAACACAGCACAACCTGGGCATTGCGCTGTGGCGGCTCGGGGAGCGTGAGGCTGGCACCGCCCGCCTGGAGGAGGCGGTGGTCGCCTACCGCGCGGCTCTGGAGGAAAGGACTCGGCAGCGCGTGCCCCTCGAATGGGCTGCAACGCAGCACAACCTGGGCGGTGCGCTGGGGATGCTCGGGGAGCGTGAGGCAGGCACGGCCCGCCTGGAGGAGGCGGTGGCGGCCTACCGCGCGGCCCTGGAGGAAAGGACTCGGCAGCGCGTGCCCCTCGAATGGGCTGTAACGCAGAACAACCTGGGCATTGTGCTGTCGGTGCTCGGGGAGCGAGAGGCAGGCACGGCCCGCCTGGAGGAGGCGGTGGCGGCCTACCGCGCGGCCCTGGAGGAAAGGACTCGGCAGCGCGTGCCCCTCGAATGGGCTAGAACGCAGCACAATCTGGGCACTGCGCTGTGGCGGCTCGGGGAGCGTGAGGCAGGCACCGCACGCCTGGAGGAGGCGGTGGCCGCCTACCGCGCGGCCCTGGAGGAATGGACTCGGCAGCGCGTGCCCCTCGACTGGGCTTTAACGCAGAACAACCTGGGCATTGCGCTGTCGGTGCTCGGGGAGCGAGAGGCAGGCACGGCCCGCCTGGAGGAGGCGGTGGCGGCCTACCGCGCGGCCCTGAAGGAAAGGACTCGGCAGCGCGTGCCCCTCGACTGGGCTGCAACGCAGAACAACCTGGGCAATGCGCTGGCGGAGCTCGGGGAGCGAGAGGCAGGCACCGCACGCCTGGAGGAGGCGGTGGCGGCCTACCGCGCGGCCCTGGAGGAATGGACTCGGCAGCGCGTGCCCCTCGACTGGGCTAGAACGCAGAACAACCTGGGCAATGCGCTGGCGGTGCTCGGGGAGCGAGAGGCAGGCACCGCACGCCTGGAGGAGGCGGTGGCCGCCTTCCGCGCGGCCCTGGAGGAATGGACTCGGCAGCGCGTGCCCCTCGACTGGGCTAGAACGCAGAGCAACCTGGGCATTGCGCTGTGGCGGCTCGGGGAGCGTGAGGCAGGCACCGCACGCCTGGAGGAGGCGGTGGCCGCCTACCGCGCGGCCCTGGAGGAAAGGACTCGGCAGCGCGTGCCCCTCGACTGGGCTGCAACGCAGAACAACCTGGGCAATGCGCTGGTGGTGCTCGGGGAGCGAGAGATTGGCACCGCCCGCCTGGAGGAGGCGGTGGCCGCCTACCGCGCGGCCCTGGAGGAAAGGACTCGGCAGCGCGTGCCCCTCGAATGGGCTGGAACGCAGAGCAACCTGGGCAATGCGCTGCGGCTGCTCGGGGAGCGAGAGACTGGCACCGCACGCCTGAAGGAGGCGGTGGTCGCCTACCGCGCGGCCCTGGAGGAAGGGACTCGGCAGCGCGTGCCCCTCGAATGGGCTGCAACGCAGAACAACCTGGGCAATGCGCTGCGGCTGCTCGGGGAGCGTGAGGCGGGTACCGCACGCCTGGAGGAGGCGGTGGCCGCCTTCCGCGCGGCCCTGGAGGTAAGGACTCGGCAGCGCATGCCCCGCGAATGGGCTGAAACGCGGAAGGAGCTGAAGGCTGTGCTTCAGATACTGGGACAGCGGACGGAAAACCGGCGTGCGGCAGTGCAGGCACGCCCAGTACCGCCGCGCCGCGCATCCGACCCTGCGTCAGGTCAGTGA